From a single Tachypleus tridentatus isolate NWPU-2018 chromosome 6, ASM421037v1, whole genome shotgun sequence genomic region:
- the LOC143254390 gene encoding uncharacterized protein LOC143254390, which yields MKTGVLVVYLFMLSTSLTPVWSSGYYFKEPLYPWQHSSFYPTDSSFSLHTDDLLSSDYESFDSAFGDFSSYSFGQPETLDDIHSSTLNFKSGSFFPSSEGQDTFSIPKSYSPGISLADFNPPSLSLDYTGASGIADSLDSDINSSYQKFQAAAADLNKIAENIKELDTFVTDQAQYSSAGEHTSYSHDITSLGQFPELNDQEHDSYDADLAIVDTHNTDYESGLSSLSANLPALDKFKDDHDLELTGLDEALTSSVQTDNERSTFGQNLEPLAINQPTGSQKKISLEQNLATQPINNDQDQNQAYIAQLQAGYDKKITRDFENFTPLTQFQANNKQQQTTYVQNPATLAQFQNINGKEHILETLTDVQTSNGHEEASYGQNVGALAQLQAVNSQELLHGSQNLAHLSQLQAENGQEQISFDQNRASLSHLQLEDDQEEDSIADDLPSVEPDQTGGGVASFENTQVEYNPGVETYAQKPITSAQTQTEYVQSQLQSQNTEYDFIQSQTNIESNKYDSSIIPPSRIQFNNQENLDKVTSHEYSATNIVPTDIESPNNQQFSFAPKPVEQIPVSLPNIAYSQSVLNTDEISSSTQNEYKPFPKSAQKGEVYFTGIGNNANLQQLSRATSVPLAKGKAEEIFQLGYENSNSAPVQQIENDLSIQPPPAPQEDTPIIVPIEGKNTIDLDQTGYSRNEPNTFQQKAIKPISQQSLIYVSK from the coding sequence GGAGTGCTAGTTGTTTACCTTTTTATGCTGAGCACGAGTTTAACACCAGTATGGAGTAGCGGGTATTACTTCAAGGAACCTCTTTACCCATGGCAGCATTCAAGTTTTTATCCAACAGATAGCTCCTTTTCCTTGCACACTGATGATTTACTAAGTTCTGATTACGAGTCCTTCGATTCGGCTTTTGGTGATTTCAGCTCTTATTCCTTCGGGCAGCCAGAAACACTTGACGATATCCATTCCagtactttaaattttaaatctgGTTCTTTCTTTCCAAGTTCCGAAGGACAAGATACCTTTTCTATTCCAAAATCCTACAGTCCTGGAATTTCACTGGCAGATTTTAATCCTCCAAGCCTTTCACTAGACTATACAGGTGCTAGTGGAATAGCCGACAGCTTAGATTCTGATATTAATTCAAGTTATCAAAAGTTTCAAGCAGCTGCAGCAGACCTGAATAAAATAGCAGAGAACATTAAGGAATTAGATACTTTTGTCACAGATCAGGCCCAGTACAGTTCGGCTGGTGAACATACAAGTTATAGTCACGATATAACATCTTTAGGTCAGTTTCCTGAACTTAATGACCAAGAACATGATAGTTATGATGCAGATCTGGCTATAGTAGATACGCATAATACAGACTATGAGTCTGGGCTATCTAGTTTGAGTGCAAATCTGCCAGCTCTAGACAAATTTAAAGATGACCATGATTTAGAACTAACGGGTTTGGATGAGGCATTGACATCTTCAGTACAAACTGATAATGAGCGAAGTACTTTTGGTCAAAATTTGGAACCACTAGCCATAAATCAGCCAACAGGTAGTCAGAAGAAAATTAGTTTAGAACAAAATTTAGCAACTCAACCTATAAATAATGACCAGGACCAAAATCAGGCATATATAGCCCAACTTCAGGCAGGTTATGACAAGAAAATAACTCgtgattttgaaaattttacacCCTTGACTCAATTTCAAGCGaataacaaacaacagcaaaCAACTTATGTTCAAAATCCGGCAACTTTAGCTCAGTTTCAAAACATTAATGGTAAAGAACACATTTTGGAAACTTTAACCGATGTTCAGACGAGTAACGGTCACGAAGAAGCTAGTTATGGTCAAAATGTGGGAGCTTTAGCCCAACTTCAAGCAGTCAATAGTCAGGAACTACTTCATGGCAGTCAGAACCTAGCTCACCTGTCCCAGCTTCAAGCAGAAAATGGTCAGGAACAAATTAGTTTCGATCAAAATCGAGCTTCTTTATCTCATCTTCAACTGGAAGATGATCAGGAAGAAGATAGTATTGCTGACGATCTGCCGTCTGTAGAACCAGATCAGACAGGTGGTGGTGTGGCAAGTTTTGAGAACACTCAAGTAGAATATAATCCAGGTGTGGAAACTTATGCTCAAAAACCGATTACTTCAGCCCAAACTCAGACAGAATATGTTCAGAGTCAGTTACAGTCACAAAATACGGAATATGACTTTATTCAGTCTCAGACAAACATAGAATCTAATAAGTATGATTCATCAATAATTCCCCCTTCTAGAATTCAATTTAATAACCAGGAAAATCTCGATAAAGTCACCAGTCACGAATACTCAGCCACTAATATCGTTCCCACTGACATTGAATCTCCAAATAACCAGCAGTTCTCTTTTGCACCTAAACCAGTTGAGCAGATACCGGTTTCACTTCCAAACATAGCCTATTCTCAATCAGTCTTGAATACCGACGAGATCAGTTCTTCTACACAAAATGAATATAAGCCCTTTCCTAAATCAGCTCAAAAAGGTGAAGTTTATTTTACTGGGATAGGTAATAATGCCAATCTTCAACAGCTTTCTAGAGCCACATCTGTTCCCTTAGCAAAGGGTAAAGCTGAAGAAATCTTTCAGCTAGGATATGAAAATAGTAATTCTGCACCAGTACAACAAATCGAAAATGACCTCTCCATACAACCCCCTCCTGCCCCACAGGAAGATACTCCAATCATTGTACCAATAGAAGGCAAGAACACAATAGATTTAGATCAGACAGGTTATTCTCGCAATGAACCAAATACATTTCAGCAAAAAGCCATCAAACCAATTTCTCAACAATCACTTATATACGTTTCTAAATAG